The bacterium nucleotide sequence TTTATAAAGTTTTCCTTAAGATTATCTAAACACATACATTTTGTAAAGCGTTATGGAATTAACTATAATTCAATTAACCCCTCTCTGTCTTTCTCTCTGGCCACTGTTTTTTTTTGCTCGCTCAATCGCATCCTTATGTTTTGTATTCATTGCTAAACATTCATCAGGTAATCGATAAGGGATGTTATGGTAAATGTAAGCATAACAATGCTAATAATGTAGGTTAATTGGCTCATTCCGTTGAAAAGATAAAGAAAAATAGTCATTGCCTGGAAAATATAGGAACCCTTACCGAGCATGCCCCTTTCCTTCCCAAATGTTTCATCTGGAATTGCTTGATAGAAGACACACCAGCCAATAATTGCCAAAATCTCACGGCAAATGACCGTATAGGCTATCCATTTTGGAAAGCCCATTTTTGAAAAAAGGAGAAAAAAGGCAATAATGACAAAAATCTTGGAACAAATAGGGTTTATAACATCTGATAAACCCCCCTCTTCATCAAGAAATCTATCTGCAATTTCAAGGCTTAAGAATATAAGAAAGACAAGGATAGGAAAAATTGGCTTGTTGCGAAAAAGGGGAATTTTTTGATAAGTGACGGTAAAGATAAATAAGGGGATAAGGGCTATTCTAATAAATGCTAGTTTGTTTTGCATCTTCCTTTTAGTGTATAGGTTGAAGCATCCTCAATCTTTACTTTTATAATCTTTCCTATTAGAGAACGCTCTCCATTAAATACAACCATTTTATCTGTATCTGTCCTTCCTAGCAAGGATTTTTTATCTTTAAGGTTTTCTCCCTCAACCAGGACATTGCATTCTCTTCCTATAAGGCATTTGTTTTTCTTGTAAGATATTTCATTTTGCATTTTAATAAGATGGTTTAGCCTCTCTGTTTTTTCTTCTTCGCTTAATTCCTCTTTTAATTTATAAGCAGCTGTTCCTTCCCTTGGTGAATACTTAAACAAAAATCCTGCATCAAATTTTATAAATTCCAGAGCCTTTTCTGTCTTTTCGTAATCCTCTTTAGTTTCTCCTGGAAATCCAACAATGATGTCTGTGGTAATGGAAGGCTCTGGAAGGCTTTTTCTTATTTTCTCTACAAGTGTAATGTAATATTCAATTGTGTAACCCCTGTTCATCAGGGAAAGAATTTTATTAGAGCCAGATTGTAAGGGAAGATGAAGGTGTGGACAAATGTTTTTCTTGCTAGCAATAAGCCCAATTATCTCATCATCTATCCCCTTTGGATGGGAGGTGATAAACCTTATTCTTAAAACCCCCAGGCTTGAAACCGAGCTTAAAATATCTGCTAAATTTCCATTATTTAAATCCCTTCCATAGGATGTTATATCCTGACCAAGCAGGGTTATCTCCTTTATGCCATTCTTCAATAAAAATTCGCATTCTCTAATGATTTCGTCCCTTTTTCTGCTTTTAAGGCATCCTGTGGTATATGGAACAATGCAATATGAGCAATAATTGGAACAGCCAAAGGAAACCGGGACAAATGCCTTAATCCCTTTTTGGCAGGGAAAATTTTCTTGAACCTCACAAGGTTTTTCTTTTCCTATTACATTCCTTATCTTCTCTATATCATTTGGGGAAATGATAAAATCAAGCTGGGGAAACCTCTCAAAAAGCCTATTGCCAAGCCTTTCTGCCATACACCCAACAATGCCAATCTTTAAATTTGGATTTTTTCTCTTTAGGGATAAAAGGGTATTAAGCCTTCCACAGGCCCTATCCTCAGCATGCTTTCTCACGCTACAGGTATTAAGAAGAATAACATCTGCCCTCTCTTCATTTTCTGTCATCTCATAGCCAAGCTGAGACAATTCCTTGCTATAGACAAGGGATGTATACTTATTCATCTGGCAGCCATAAGTCTTAATAAATGCCTTCATTTTATACAAAGGGTTATTAAGAACCCTTTTTGGCAATCCGATTTTAAGAAGAAAAATACAAGGAAGGGAAGAATATTTTACTCACAGATGTAGGAACTATATGGATTTCCACCGGTATCTAACTCGTTGCTATTTATACAAACCCTACCCCTCTCCTCACCAGCTATTATAAGCACCCAGCCTCCTCCGGGGGGGTTAACTGGAATCTCTGTTACAGCATTTGCTACAAAGCACTCATTGGAGGGAGGAGCGTCAACACCCATCCGCAATACAGCCCTTGGAATATTTCCCTCCCCAAACCTTTCTTCCAACTTCGCTTTAAAGTCAGGAGCGTTTGTTGGATAATCGTATCCACCATCAGGTTGTTCGCAGGCAGCATCTATAGCAAGCTTAATGTTCTTTAAATTCTTATGGGTTGTCTTCTCACGAGCCCTGTCCATTATCAAAGTTAGTCGTCCAAGAAGAATAGCGAGGAGAATCCCCACAACTACTATTACTATCATCAATTCAATAAGGGTAAACCCTTGATTTTTTCTAAAACTTCTTACCTTCATTTCAATATCCTCCGAAATTTAAGATAGTTTAATAATAAATTATAAAAGATATTTTTGTCAAGCGAAAAAATTAGGAGCTTCTTTACCCATAAAAAAGTAAATTTTTTCTTGATGTATCTTTGATTTTCTGGTAATCTTAGATTATGCTTTTGGATGGATTAAACGAGGAGCAAAAAGAGGCTGTTTGTCATAAAGGCTCACCGCTGCTTATCATTGCCGGAGCGGGAACAGGGAAGACATCTGTGATTACAAAAAGAA carries:
- a CDS encoding type II secretion system protein, with protein sequence MKVRSFRKNQGFTLIELMIVIVVVGILLAILLGRLTLIMDRAREKTTHKNLKNIKLAIDAACEQPDGGYDYPTNAPDFKAKLEERFGEGNIPRAVLRMGVDAPPSNECFVANAVTEIPVNPPGGGWVLIIAGEERGRVCINSNELDTGGNPYSSYICE
- a CDS encoding CDP-alcohol phosphatidyltransferase family protein, with protein sequence MQNKLAFIRIALIPLFIFTVTYQKIPLFRNKPIFPILVFLIFLSLEIADRFLDEEGGLSDVINPICSKIFVIIAFFLLFSKMGFPKWIAYTVICREILAIIGWCVFYQAIPDETFGKERGMLGKGSYIFQAMTIFLYLFNGMSQLTYIISIVMLTFTITSLIDYLMNV
- the miaB gene encoding tRNA (N6-isopentenyl adenosine(37)-C2)-methylthiotransferase MiaB; this encodes MKAFIKTYGCQMNKYTSLVYSKELSQLGYEMTENEERADVILLNTCSVRKHAEDRACGRLNTLLSLKRKNPNLKIGIVGCMAERLGNRLFERFPQLDFIISPNDIEKIRNVIGKEKPCEVQENFPCQKGIKAFVPVSFGCSNYCSYCIVPYTTGCLKSRKRDEIIRECEFLLKNGIKEITLLGQDITSYGRDLNNGNLADILSSVSSLGVLRIRFITSHPKGIDDEIIGLIASKKNICPHLHLPLQSGSNKILSLMNRGYTIEYYITLVEKIRKSLPEPSITTDIIVGFPGETKEDYEKTEKALEFIKFDAGFLFKYSPREGTAAYKLKEELSEEEKTERLNHLIKMQNEISYKKNKCLIGRECNVLVEGENLKDKKSLLGRTDTDKMVVFNGERSLIGKIIKVKIEDASTYTLKGRCKTN